A window of Amyelois transitella isolate CPQ chromosome 30, ilAmyTran1.1, whole genome shotgun sequence contains these coding sequences:
- the LOC132903778 gene encoding DNA-binding protein Ets97D-like: MPCGSHLFPADVVNGDWRAAAPSETADRPAGAEGEFKLLEPERVARLWGARKHKPAMNYEKLSRALRYYYDGDMIAKVAGKRFVYKFVCDLRQLIGYDAGELAELVKGVHDGGACEE; encoded by the exons atgccgtgtggttcccatctctttcccgcggatgtcgtaaatggtgACTGGCGAGCCGCCGCTCCCTCCGAGACCGCTGACCGGCCCGCAGGCGCGGAGGGCGAGTTCAAGCTGCTGGAGCCGGAGCGCGTGGCGCGGCTGTGGGGCGCGCGCAAGCACAAGCCGGCCATGAACTACGAGAAGCTGTCGCGCGCGCTGCGCTACTACTACGACGGGGACATGATCGCCAAGGTGGCCGGCAAGCG ATTCGTGTACAAGTTCGTTTGCGACCTACGACAACTTATCGGCTACGACGCCGGGGAGCTCGCCGAGCTCGTAAAGGGCGTCCACGACGGCGGGGCGTGCGAGGAATAG